TTTATGCAAGTAGCTCTAATGCTCAGGATGAGGATCCGGGTAAGACAAGTTGATCAGTGTAGTAACTCGTTACTAAAGTTCAATCAAACATTGCAGTATCCGATGCTGAGTCTGATGAGGAGACCTACATAGTCTACCATGAACAGAAACCGAGCGAGGTTCTGTTTCTTACCATATCATCGAATTTTATACGCGAAAAAGACACGTTAACTGAAAGGTACGTTTTAAACACACTGAATGGACACAATGTTCATGTCAATCATTTTATCATATAGGACGAAAGCCAAATGGAGTCTAAAAATCCTCGAGTCATGCGAGCGTGTTAGGTCCAACACCTTGCGCATCAATTTCGACACAATGCGCAAGGATAAACAGGAACGTATCTACTGCGTGGAGAATACGCTGTGCCAGGTTAGTCAACTGGTTAGTTCTAATAACAGGCAACGAAAATCTCATTTTGTCCTTTTGAAGGAACTGGAGAAGAAACTACGAGACATTCTATCGCAGCGTGATCTAACCGAAATGAACATATCCATCTATCGCTGTGTGAATTGCCTAACGCAGTTTACTATTGAGCAAAAAAGCAAGCGATATAAAGCAAAGGGTGAGTACAGCAGTACagcagaaataaaagaaactaTAGCTTGAACTACATTCATTTTAGAATTGCGATGTCCGGATTGTCGCAGTGTCTATGTGGCTGAAGTAACCGAATTGTCCTCATCTTTGTCCAAACCTTCTGGTGAAGTGGCGGCAGAGCCCAAACTTTCACCCGCCATGATTGTGGAGGAATCCCCAGTGGAGGAACTCGCTGCGGCGATAAATAAGGAAGAAAGCAACAGCATTGGCAAGTCCTTGgccagttttcttttttacttTGATGAAGTTCTAGAAAATTTCTAAAGAATATTGCTTTTGTAGTTCAGTTTATGGTTTCAGaagcatttcattttaaaGAGCCATTTTTTGAGATTCGCtttagtttttgttgtgtttggtgtataattttaagtttGTGTTGGATATATTTACTGtacattaatttaatttttatttctttttattttatttgcatgcgAACACAAATCGAAAATGGCAAAACCAATCTAACTTTTGTATATTTACATTGTTCTTTTGGACTTTTTCTCTCACCCAACTACCGACAACAATAACATTGTTGTGATgtaaaaacttaattaatacTTTAGTGGCCAACTGCAGGCTAACAACTGCAAAAATCACACCCAAGCTTAGGAGTTTGACGCAAGCCACCAAAAGTTAATATGCCAATTTGTatactttttatttcacttaacAATTTGCGTTTCGCTTTTGTTCCATAATGTGAAGCAGCATTTGGACGTGAAGCAAAGATAAGCTAACCTACTAATAGTTCTTGGACGACGACGTCGTTTACAAGtcttataaaattttattgcacGTCTTGAGCCTTGGTACCCAAAATTATGTATTATCTGAAACAAAATTTAGCTGTTTATAAGACCTGTAGATACCGacaaatatatcaaaatttaAGCAATAGCTAAAGCTTTATTAATCTTAGAGAGCAATGCTGCTTCcattaataaacaattaagtTAATTAGAGCACCAGACTAATATTTCAACATTATAGGTTCCGCCAATTCGCTAAATGGAAGCAGCTCTTGCTCAAAAATTACCAACTCACAGAGCTCTTTCGACTCCAATCAATCCGTAGTGGGCAGCTCGAACACGGATCGGGATATGGAGTTTCGAGCCAACGAAAGTGATGTGGACATCATCTCCAATCCGAGCCAGTCCAGCATAGAGGTACTAGATCCGAACTACGTGCAGAGCGCCAGTCGCAAGACCTCAGAAGAGCGCCGCATATCCCAGCTACCTCATCTGGAGACGATACACGATGAAGTAGCGAAATCGAAGAGCTTCATCGAACGCGAGTTTGGTCAGCTTCTGGCGGAGCAGGCTCAGCCTACGACACCTTCGACTGCAGCTCCCTTGGCTCCTGCAAAATCGGCTGTCCCATCCCATGTACCGCTGACAGAGAGCAGCTCGTCGGGATCCGTAACGGACAGCATATGTACTACCTACGAGCAGCAGGCCACTGATGCGCCACAAAATCTACAAAATTCCCTGCTCACCGAGTCGTCAAACAGCCAAGTTAGTGGTTCGGATGCGGAATCTAATAGCCGTTTGAAAAGCGCCGAGGATGCCAGCCTGCTGCCTTTCGCATCTGTATTTCAATCAACCAATCTGCTCATGTCCAGCTCAAAGAAGTTGATCGAGTCGGAGGCAACTGTTTTTGGTACCCAGCCGTACAAGTTTAACTACAGCGACTTTAATGATATCGATCACCGTCTGAAGCTCTACTTCTACCAACGAAAGTTCAAAGAGGATGGCGAGCATTTCAAGTGGTTGGCCAAAGGTCGCATCTACAATGAGCAGACCCAATCCTTGGGAGAAGGGCTTGTGGTAATGTCCAACTGCAAGTGCTATCTAATGGAGGCCTTTGCAGAACCCCATGACGATGTGGCCAAATGGCTGAGGCAGGTCGTCAGCGTGGCAGTCAATCGTTTGGTGGCCATTGATCTGTTGCCCTGGAAACTTGGCTTGTCCTTCACCTTAAAGGATTGGGGAGGATTTGTCCTGCTGTTGCATGACATGCTGAGGACGGAAAGTTtactgaattatttacaacGTGAGTTAACTTTTTGCATGTTGCTTTTTTCCTAATacttattatattttttaacagaAATTCCTCTGCCTGAGCAGTGCAAGCTGAATCATCAACCATCTGTCACACTCAGCCATCAGTGGGAAACTATTGCGTCCGAACCAGTCAAGATGTGCTCCCTGATTCCCAGCTGCCAATGGATCTGTGACCAGGAGAAGAGCTCCTTTGAACCCTCCCTGCTCCTAATCACGGAGACACATTTGTACATCTCAGGAAATGGCAAATTCTCGTGGCTGTCAGATAAAGTTCAGGAAAAGCCCATTCAACCAGAACTTAGCCTTAATCAACCACTGAGCAATTTGGTCGACGTGGAGCGCATTACAGACCAAAAGTATGCGATCAACTTTATTGATGAGACGCAAAACAGGTGCGAGATATGGAAGTTGCAGTTCGAAACGCATGCCAATGCCGCATGTTGCCTGAATGTCATCGGAAAGGGATGGGAGCAGCTATTTGGAGTGCCATTCAGTCTCTCTGGAACGTGAGGAGCGAATTACACTAGAAAATTGAATATAGCCTGTACCAATTATTGTGCAAAGTTTAAAATTGTTGATCTTAATTGACTATGTTATTTAATGTCAGATTAGTTTTATTAACTTAGGCTAGAGCTTTCAATCAATAAGAAATGGTGCTGTACCAcgatttaaatgtaaatatttataaatatagaggttattattttttgaagTCCTTGcaatatattcatatattacAGAATTAAATCGtctaaattgttttatttgttgttagATGAATTATAGTTGGTATCAGTAAGTTGATATTACATATTTGCTTCTATTTACACATGAATAATATTATTGGAAACAAAAGAACTACAATATTGTCAAGGAATTTTGTTtgctaattaaataatattcacACGTGAGTTATAAATGTTATATGCATTTAAACTCGGTCGGATTTATTTTCGACTTATCTGTTAGTGCTATCTACTTGATAATTTCGGCATAGAGGTTTTTCATTTCTGTTTTAAATCGGATGTCTTTATAAACTATTATCTATTTCTATTAATTATCTATATACAGTACACTTCTTATGCTGACTCACTCATCGAAGAGTCCACTTAACCAGGTGTCTTACTTATCGCCCAGCTGATCTGCGATCCAGTCAAGATGCTCCTCCTTGAAGCGAGGATCTGCCATGGTCAGAGCCGTCGACTTGGAGCTGTAGTAATAGAAAACCGACACTGCGGGAAAGAGGAAGATATTAGGATAAGTGTGGAATGAATATTTCCGGAACTCACTGATGCGCTGTGCCACTGATAGGGCAATCAGACCCAGTGGCCAATGATGACCGTCCTCTTCTGGCGGCTGACGGTATTGGTAGATGATCCAAAAGTGCTGGGAGGCGGACAGAAGGAAGTAGATGGTAATGCTGGCCATGAAGAGCTTGCAATTCCGCAGGATTATGTGCGAGGCGCCGACCTGGTACACACACGTCGAGTGCAGGGCGAGGGTGAACAGCAGGTACTCCGCGATAATCAGGGCATCCTGAGTGCTGTGGTAACGTGCTGTGTTCAGAAAGGATATCTTCTCCATTCCCTAAGATACTCACACAAAGAGAATTATGGCTGTCTGCAATCGGTTTCTGGCCAGCGAAGGACCAAAGGCGTTGCAAAAGAGGTCCACTCCCAAAAGGGCGAACTGGAACAGGAGCACCCAGGAGTAGCGTCGCAGTGTTAGCTTCATGGCGGTGTCCAAATGTCAAGCGCTTGTTTTCGGTCAATTTGTTGCGTGCTGACTGTGCGGGGGTTTGTTGTGTCCTTCGTCCTGGTGACGTCAAAGCTACCACTGCGGTCATGCGCTGTGGATTTGTACTATCCCCTTATCGATAGACAGATTTCCATGGAGAACTGGTGAAACTTTGAAAACGTGTGGAAGGCATTGGCGGGAACAGAAATGGGTACGTATTTTTAAAGACCAGGTTACAAATTGGAGTCAGAAAACTATATATTATTCTGGGTTGCTTTTATTATCAGACATATCGAGCATATTCAAAAGGGTACTGCTGCCGTTTTCCCGATCGGAAGGTGTCCATTCTGCCAGCCTGTCGCCGGAATCTCCTGTAGTACTGCTGGTTCATCTCGGAGTAGAAGTTTGTGGGCAGTAGGTGAGACCAACTGTGGTCGCCTTCACCATTGTGGCGGTCCAGAAACTGGAACATCGATGCGGAAGTGACTTCGGCAGCCCCTGTGCGCCAGAATGGCCAGGTTGGATTTAAGGTCACCAGAGCCAAGACCAGAAACCAGAACGTCATCGTCTTAGCCATTTGTGAAGAGAGCTGTTTGGCCAAAACCCGGCACCCAATACCCTCCTCCAAAGTCGACTGCCGGTTGCAGGTGGTCAGCAGATTTCGAGCCGGGGTGcttccatttgcatttttttcgGAACGCTGTCGTTCTACTCCGTCAGTGCGATCAGCGTTTTCCGAGTGGGCTATAAAGTGGATTGGCTGGGAGGCTACAATCAACAGTCAGCCTTCGTTCGTCACTTCAGCAGCAAGTAGAGACAGCTCAAGAACCATCCGCAATGGCATTCAACTTTGGTCACCTCCTCATCGCCGGCCTCGTGGCCTTGTCCGCCGTGTCCTCGGAGACCATCCAGCTGCAGCCCACTCAGGGCATCCTCATCCCCGCCCCGCTGGCCGAGAACATCCGTGTGTCGCGTGCCGCCTACGGAGGATACGGCGCTGCCCCAGCCGCCCCATCGTACTCCGCCCCAGCCGCTCCCGCTGCCCAGGCCTACTCTGCTCCCGCTGCCCCAGCCTACTCCGCACCCGCTGCTCCCGCCTACTCCGCACCCGCTGCTCCTGCCTACTCTGCTCCCGCTGCCCCAGCTTACTCTGCCCCAGCCGCACCAGCTTACTCCGCACCCGCCTCCATTCCGTCGCCGCCGTGCCCCAAGAACTACCTGTTCAGCTGCCAGCCCTCCCTGCAGCCCGTGCCCTGCTCCGCCCCAGCTCAGTCCTACGGATCCGCCGGTGCCTACTCCCAGTACGTGCCCCAGTACGCCGTGCCCTTCGTCCGCGAACTTTAAGGATCGAAACGAATCTGACTTGACATCTGAACCTAAGAATAAAGTAATGCTTtcataaaaaacatttaagatATTTTATTGAAGGGGTATCAAGGGTTTTATTGCTTTTCTACAAGCTATTAAAAAAGTTTCAGCTCtctgaaataaatataattattaccGATATGATGCAACAAATTTAAGGTTTTGTGTTTTACTAGTACAcctttttttaaaaagaacAAATTCGTATATGCAAAACGAGTAATGGGCTGTAAGCAATTTTGAAATTCTAGAACACTTTAGATATATCTTGTTATTTATCGTCTTAGCAATGATTAAAGCGGCACAAAAAGTTGCTCCCAATTTTGGTCTAAAACTAATcctgtttatatatttaatagtGCCAAACAGAagtcttaaataaataataaatattaaaaagattaaaatattgtttaaaattttcacTTTATTAAAAATCAGCTAGTTCATCAATATGAGCTGTACCCACATGGAACCGGCTTGATAACCGCTTCGCAGGAGAACACATAGTTCTTTGGGCAAGCTGGAGAAGGAACTTCACTGAGTGTGGTTTGTTGTTGGTATGTTCCCTGAACCGGTACCTGGGCCTCATCCTGGTCGTAGCTGCGAGCGAAGCCAAATTTGCCACGTCCAAAACCAGGACCTCCGAAGCCGGGACCTCCGAAACCGGGACCTCCAAAGCCGGGACGTCCAAAGCCAGGGCCTCCGAAGCCCGGACCTCCGAAGCCAGGACCTCCAAAACCAGGTCCTCCAAAACCAGGTCCACCAAACCCGGGACCACCAAAGTTGTTCTCCACGATTACCTCCTGTACGATTTGCTGTTGCCTCCTCCTACGGTTCAGATACGCATCCGAGGGCTCGACAGCTGATGATCTCGATGGCAGGCTCCTTAAGCACCCTGTACTTCCTCCACAGGTCGAGGCTTCCAAACCAGCCTGCTGACCCAGAGAACTCGCTCCGGCCAAAAGGGCAAAGAATCCGAGATACTTCCACATGCTGACTTGATATGGTGGCGTTGCAAGCTGAGAAAGCCGAGATGCGGCGTTGTTCAAGTGGCTTTTATAACCTCATGCCACCAGAAGTGCACAACGAAGCGGAAACGGAGATGGCCAAGGTAACACCCAACAAGTGGGTCACTTGGTCGCACATTCCAGAGGGCGAGTGGGATCAGAATTGGGGCGAAGTTGGAAGTTCGAGAAAATGGGCCATTGGCTAGAAGGGGTTAATCCGCTGGGAGGGCCCAAGTCACTACTTGGCTGGGCTCGGAAACCCTACGAGCACCTGAAACCCGAAGGTCAGCACATTGTAGCCACTGCTGCTTTCCGGCTTGTAGGCTGACCGACCAGTCAAGCGATTGATGATGGGATCCGATATCGCATTACCCAATCGCTtgcacttttcacttttcaattttccgcTTTGTCGCTGATTCGGATGTGTCGCAAGCATTTCTTCTAgctaaaatatacatttatgtaCAATTTAATAACTATTTTGTTTGGTACCAGCATTTCCTGCAGTTCAGTGACCCACAACGAGCTGCTTGGCACAAAGGTTAAAAACTGAAAGTTTGCTTAGTTACAATCACCTGTATCTGGCGGATGTAGATTTAATCGGATTGGGAAAAGCTGGAGGCAGTAGCCGAAACTACATTTCCTTTTTCAGGAATTTAATAGCTAACgattttaaaatggttttatGGTGGTTATAAAAtggttataaaataaattattttagtaCAAGTTATATAAGTTAACTTGGAGAATAAAAACATTGGGTTTACTTCAATGATAAACGTTGATTAGgttactaaaataaattttgtcgTCAATTATCTAGTAAGATGATAAAAAGACAGTGCAGCAAATATACTTAAATGCTTCATTTTGGGAATGTTTAAAGAAAATGTTATACTTGGgacttttaatatatataaagttaTATCAGAATATATATCTTTTATCAAACAACAGCCTGGTAGAATAATAATATGATTTTGTTATTACCAACATTATCTTGGAATGATAATCTAGGCTTGGTCTTCTTCTATTGGTTGCTAGAAACTACAATAGTTATACCCTTAGTAAGAACAATTCATGATTTAGCTTTTTTTTAGTGATTTAATTGCAGTACATATTTTTGGGTATATTTTTTGTCAAATCCATCAAAGCTTATGTTTCTCGGCAGTCGGTTCGTGGTCCTTGGGCGATgatcgcagtcgcagtcggaGCAGGTGCTTAGTACTGGTAGCCATAGGTCTGGGGCACGTAGGCGCTGtacagctgctgctggtgctggggCACGCCGTAGTTGGGGGCGACGTAGGTGGCCACCGGGGAGGAGTAGGCGCCGGCGGATCCGTAGCTGGGAGCTGGAGCGCTGCATGGCACGGGGGCAAGGTTGGGCTGGCAGCTGAACAGGTAGTTCTTGGGGCAGGGAGGAGCTGGGATGCTGGAGCCGCCATAGCCGCCGGAGCTGCCGCCGTAGGCAGACTTACGGAGACGGGTCAGGTCACCGAATCCCTGTCCGGTCACTCCCTCCAGCTCTCCGTCCTGGGTGGTCACCGAGGAGCCAGTGGAGCCGGTGGCCGAAGCCACGTTGGTGGGCGAAGCCAGAGCGGCGGCGGCGAAGGCGACCAGAGCGATGCACACGAAGGATTTCATCTTGGTTGTTGGTGGTTGAAGATTGAGCTGGAGGCGGATGGGAGCTGGTTGGGCTGCTGGTAGTTACCAAAGGTGACTGATGCCAATACCATTCAATTGGCCATCTTTTATAGCTGTCCAATCTGCCTAGTTAGCACTACGTTCAGAACATAATGGCTAGGTCTACTCTTCGTTTTTGCCTTGATTACTTTTCTGCTCCATCAGCCCAATGGACAATTGTATACCGCTGACTTTAGTAGCTTCACATCGACAGCTTTTTGGGGTCATCAGCGGGCAGAGGAACGTTTAGGTTGGCGATTTGTGGTTGATATCTAGTGCGTTGCACTTTAAAAGTGGTGGGAGTGATAAAAGAGCACGACCCCCTTTcgaag
The sequence above is a segment of the Drosophila melanogaster chromosome 2L genome. Coding sequences within it:
- the Vm26Aa gene encoding vitelline membrane 26Aa, isoform B codes for the protein MKSFVCIALVAFAAAALASPTNVASATGSTGSSVTTQDGELEGVTGQGFGDLTRLRKSAYGGSSGGYGGSSIPAPPCPKNYLFSCQPNLAPVPCSAPAPSYGSAGAYSSPVATYVAPNYGVPQHQQQLYSAYVPQTYGYQY
- the CG9044 gene encoding uncharacterized protein, isoform B; amino-acid sequence: MDPQKITELANLLRQNGDKILSSEFTLTLSGSLLRALNDSFTLIADTEIGTGAGYLQPQSFQVVKPINAKSSVFPDLQLVHDFVQKTTLLKLTYFPSEHYFEGAIDIAKFRALRRLEVNKINIGQVVGIQPLRGQLQHLICVKSLTSVDDIITRCGGDNSNGFVWNELKTADFSYNSLRSVDTALEFAQHLQHLNLRHNKLTSVAAIKWLPHLKTLDLSYNCLTHLPQFHMEACKRLQLLNISNNYVEELLDVAKLDALYNLDLSDNCLLEHSQLLPLSALMSLIVLNLQGNPLACNPKHRQATAQYLHKNSATVKFVLDFEPLTKAEKALTGSQKWRYISGLSHRSPRSTSMSINSSSASINTSDGSQFSSFGSQRSVSIRGKNYTLEDNQSMDTSQSSKRISSCKIRTVDIEESSEINTDAASVSTPNPRSEYEEEPDNSHLETKKKIETLRLTYGNEWLKSGNAELMLGIETPQPTERERNESRQLFNEYLGELSGFTEAKNDSEHHNISSTPTNNVLLASTFDATITPIKSEANDTSGQTLYETCTEGEETNYESFGNNTTELSTEERPPDRHEELLRLYASSSNAQDEDPVSDAESDEETYIVYHEQKPSEVLFLTISSNFIREKDTLTERTKAKWSLKILESCERVRSNTLRINFDTMRKDKQERIYCVENTLCQELEKKLRDILSQRDLTEMNISIYRCVNCLTQFTIEQKSKRYKAKELRCPDCRSVYVAEVTELSSSLSKPSGEVAAEPKLSPAMIVEESPVEELAAAINKEESNSIGSANSLNGSSSCSKITNSQSSFDSNQSVVGSSNTDRDMEFRANESDVDIISNPSQSSIEVLDPNYVQSASRKTSEERRISQLPHLETIHDEVAKSKSFIEREFGQLLAEQAQPTTPSTAAPLAPAKSAVPSHVPLTESSSSGSVTDSICTTYEQQATDAPQNLQNSLLTESSNSQVSGSDAESNSRLKSAEDASLLPFASVFQSTNLLMSSSKKLIESEATVFGTQPYKFNYSDFNDIDHRLKLYFYQRKFKEDGEHFKWLAKGRIYNEQTQSLGEGLVVMSNCKCYLMEAFAEPHDDVAKWLRQVVSVAVNRLVAIDLLPWKLGLSFTLKDWGGFVLLLHDMLRTESLLNYLQQIPLPEQCKLNHQPSVTLSHQWETIASEPVKMCSLIPSCQWICDQEKSSFEPSLLLITETHLYISGNGKFSWLSDKVQEKPIQPELSLNQPLSNLVDVERITDQKYAINFIDETQNRCEIWKLQFETHANAACCLNVIGKGWEQLFGVPFSLSGT
- the CG9044 gene encoding uncharacterized protein, isoform C; its protein translation is MDPQKITELANLLRQNGDKILSSEFTLTLSGSLLRALNDSFTLIADTEIGTGAGYLQPQSFQVVKPINAKSSVFPDLQLVHDFVQKTTLLKLTYFPSEHYFEGAIDIAKFRALRRLEVNKINIGQVVGIQPLRGQLQHLICVKSLTSVDDIITRCGGDNSNGFVWNELKTADFSYNSLRSVDTALEFAQHLQHLNLRHNKLTSVAAIKWLPHLKTLDLSYNCLTHLPQFHMEACKRLQLLNISNNYVEELLDVAKLDALYNLDLSDNCLLEHSQLLPLSALMSLIVLNLQGNPLACNPKHRQATAQYLHKNSATVKFVLDFEPLTKAEKALTGSQKWRYISGLSHRSPRSTSMSINSSSASINTSDGSQFSSFGSQRSVSIRGKNYTLEDNQSMDTSQSSKRISSCKIRTVDIEESSEINTDAASVSTPNPRSEYEEEPDNSHLETKKKIETLRLTYGNEWLKSGNAELMLGIETPQPTERERNESRQLFNEYLGELSGFTEAKNDSEHHNISSTPTNNVLLASTFDATITPIKSEANDTSGQTLYETCTEGEETNYESFGNNTTELSTEERPPDRHEELLRLYASSSNAQDEDPVSDAESDEETYIVYHEQKPSEVLFLTISSNFIREKDTLTERTKAKWSLKILESCERVRSNTLRINFDTMRKDKQERIYCVENTLCQELEKKLRDILSQRDLTEMNISIYRCVNCLTQFTIEQKSKRYKAKELRCPDCRSVYVAEVTELSSSLSKPSGEVAAEPKLSPAMIVEESPVEELAAAINKEESNSIVANCRLTTAKITPKLRSLTQATKSSANSLNGSSSCSKITNSQSSFDSNQSVVGSSNTDRDMEFRANESDVDIISNPSQSSIEVLDPNYVQSASRKTSEERRISQLPHLETIHDEVAKSKSFIEREFGQLLAEQAQPTTPSTAAPLAPAKSAVPSHVPLTESSSSGSVTDSICTTYEQQATDAPQNLQNSLLTESSNSQVSGSDAESNSRLKSAEDASLLPFASVFQSTNLLMSSSKKLIESEATVFGTQPYKFNYSDFNDIDHRLKLYFYQRKFKEDGEHFKWLAKGRIYNEQTQSLGEGLVVMSNCKCYLMEAFAEPHDDVAKWLRQVVSVAVNRLVAIDLLPWKLGLSFTLKDWGGFVLLLHDMLRTESLLNYLQQIPLPEQCKLNHQPSVTLSHQWETIASEPVKMCSLIPSCQWICDQEKSSFEPSLLLITETHLYISGNGKFSWLSDKVQEKPIQPELSLNQPLSNLVDVERITDQKYAINFIDETQNRCEIWKLQFETHANAACCLNVIGKGWEQLFGVPFSLSGT
- the CG13998 gene encoding uncharacterized protein; the encoded protein is MAKTMTFWFLVLALVTLNPTWPFWRTGAAEVTSASMFQFLDRHNGEGDHSWSHLLPTNFYSEMNQQYYRRFRRQAGRMDTFRSGKRQQYPFEYARYV
- the Vm26Ab gene encoding vitelline membrane 26Ab, isoform B encodes the protein MAFNFGHLLIAGLVALSAVSSETIQLQPTQGILIPAPLAENIRVSRAAYGGYGAAPAAPSYSAPAAPAAQAYSAPAAPAYSAPAAPAYSAPAAPAYSAPAAPAYSAPAAPAYSAPASIPSPPCPKNYLFSCQPSLQPVPCSAPAQSYGSAGAYSQYVPQYAVPFVREL
- the Vm26Ac gene encoding vitelline membrane 26Aac; protein product: MWKYLGFFALLAGASSLGQQAGLEASTCGGSTGCLRSLPSRSSAVEPSDAYLNRRRRQQQIVQEVIVENNFGGPGFGGPGFGGPGFGGPGFGGPGFGGPGFGRPGFGGPGFGGPGFGGPGFGRGKFGFARSYDQDEAQVPVQGTYQQQTTLSEVPSPACPKNYVFSCEAVIKPVPCGYSSY
- the CG13999 gene encoding uncharacterized protein, whose amino-acid sequence is MKLTLRRYSWVLLFQFALLGVDLFCNAFGPSLARNRLQTAIILFVTQDALIIAEYLLFTLALHSTCVYQVGASHIILRNCKLFMASITIYFLLSASQHFWIIYQYRQPPEEDGHHWPLGLIALSVAQRIMSVFYYYSSKSTALTMADPRFKEEHLDWIADQLGDK